In Gemmatimonadota bacterium, the following proteins share a genomic window:
- a CDS encoding ABC transporter permease translates to MTTTTTTTTTTTTTSTTTAGHGFWHIAYLGFCVLVFAFLIAPILVIVPLSFNAEPYFTFTEGMLRLDADAWSLRWYRQIVEDEEWSRALANSLLIGVSATVLATALGTLAALGLSNPAMPARRFATGLLISPMVTPVIISAAGMFFFYSNLGLAQTHLGLVLAHAALGTPFVVITVTATLAGYDQNLSRAAASMGAGPLTVFRRVQLPLIAPGVVSGGIFAFAASFDEVVVVLFMGGIEQRTIPRQMWSGIREEISPAILAVAVFLIVFAVLFLLTVEWLRRRNAR, encoded by the coding sequence ATGACGACAACGACGACAACGACGACAACGACGACAACGACATCTACGACGACCGCCGGCCACGGATTCTGGCACATCGCGTACCTCGGATTCTGCGTACTCGTCTTCGCCTTCCTGATCGCGCCGATCCTGGTGATCGTGCCGCTGAGCTTCAACGCCGAGCCCTATTTCACCTTTACCGAGGGCATGCTCCGCCTGGACGCCGACGCCTGGTCCCTGCGGTGGTACCGCCAGATCGTGGAGGACGAGGAGTGGTCTCGGGCGCTGGCGAACAGCCTGCTCATCGGGGTCTCCGCCACGGTACTCGCCACGGCGCTCGGCACGCTCGCCGCGCTGGGCCTGTCCAACCCGGCCATGCCGGCCCGCCGCTTCGCCACGGGACTGCTGATTTCCCCCATGGTCACGCCCGTCATCATTTCGGCCGCGGGGATGTTCTTCTTCTACTCCAACCTGGGCCTGGCTCAGACCCACCTCGGGCTGGTCCTCGCCCATGCCGCCCTGGGCACGCCTTTCGTCGTGATTACGGTCACCGCCACGCTGGCCGGGTACGACCAGAACCTCTCACGGGCCGCTGCGAGCATGGGCGCCGGTCCCCTGACGGTGTTCCGGCGTGTTCAGCTCCCCCTCATCGCCCCGGGAGTCGTCTCCGGGGGGATCTTCGCCTTCGCCGCGTCCTTCGACGAGGTCGTCGTGGTGCTCTTTATGGGCGGGATCGAGCAGCGGACCATACCGCGCCAGATGTGGTCGGGCATCCGCGAGGAGATCAGCCCCGCCATCCTGGCCGTGGCCGTCTTCCTCATCGTCTTCGCGGTGTTGTTCCTGTTGACCGTGGAGTGGCTCAGGAGGCGGAACGCGCGGTAG
- a CDS encoding ABC transporter permease produces the protein MSENPENTSGRPWYASRSGRTPGPRFDPRLRAGLLVLPLLVFVGVTFLAPLANMLVRSVYDPVVADALPETLERLQAWDGRGLPDDAVYEALARELLAAREDRTLGQVATRVNRVQSGLRSALTRTARRLRNVDEGPWSEAMTGIHAAWGETGTWRALREAGDRYTSRHYLNAVDLQRDPGGSIAFQPEDRRIYLFLLWRTLLVSLGVTALCLLIGYPVARLIAHAPPRRANLLLILVLVPFWTSLLVRTTSWIVLLQNQGVLNDMLVFLGVIGDDGRLAMIYNMTGTFVAMTHVLLPFMVLPLYSVMSAIPRVQSSAAESLGATPWQSFWRVYWPQTLPGVGAGSLLVFILAIGYYITPALVGGSTGQLISNMIAFHMQSSLNWSLAAALGGILLVCVAGLYVLYDRLVGIERMRLG, from the coding sequence ATGAGCGAGAACCCCGAGAATACGTCCGGCCGACCCTGGTACGCCTCCCGGTCCGGCCGCACGCCCGGGCCCCGGTTCGACCCCCGGTTGCGCGCGGGGTTGCTGGTGTTGCCGCTCCTGGTTTTCGTCGGGGTGACCTTCCTCGCGCCCCTGGCGAACATGCTGGTCCGGAGCGTTTACGATCCGGTGGTCGCCGACGCCCTCCCCGAGACCCTCGAGCGGCTGCAAGCCTGGGACGGCCGGGGCCTGCCGGACGATGCGGTCTACGAAGCGCTGGCCCGCGAACTGCTCGCGGCCCGGGAGGACCGCACACTCGGCCAGGTGGCCACGCGGGTGAACCGGGTACAGTCCGGACTGCGCAGCGCGCTGACGCGCACCGCCCGGAGGCTGCGAAACGTCGATGAAGGGCCGTGGTCCGAGGCCATGACCGGCATCCACGCGGCCTGGGGAGAGACCGGGACCTGGCGCGCGCTGCGGGAGGCCGGCGACCGGTATACGTCGCGCCACTACCTGAACGCCGTCGATCTGCAACGCGATCCCGGCGGATCCATCGCCTTCCAGCCTGAGGACCGCCGGATCTACCTGTTCCTGCTCTGGCGCACCCTGCTCGTGAGCCTGGGGGTCACCGCCCTGTGCCTGCTCATCGGCTATCCCGTCGCGCGGCTGATCGCCCACGCCCCACCCAGGCGCGCCAACCTGCTCCTGATCCTGGTCCTCGTGCCCTTCTGGACTTCCCTCCTCGTGCGTACGACCTCGTGGATCGTGCTCCTGCAGAACCAGGGCGTCCTCAACGACATGCTCGTTTTTCTGGGCGTCATCGGGGACGACGGCCGGCTGGCCATGATCTACAACATGACCGGCACCTTCGTGGCCATGACCCACGTGCTGCTCCCGTTCATGGTGCTGCCGCTCTACTCGGTCATGAGCGCCATTCCGCGGGTGCAATCGAGTGCGGCTGAATCGCTGGGCGCGACCCCGTGGCAGTCCTTCTGGCGGGTGTACTGGCCACAGACCCTGCCCGGCGTGGGCGCCGGTTCCCTGCTCGTGTTCATCCTCGCCATCGGGTACTACATCACCCCGGCCCTGGTGGGCGGCAGCACGGGACAGCTCATCTCCAACATGATCGCCTTCCACATGCAGTCGTCGCTGAACTGGAGTCTCGCGGCGGCGCTGGGCGGCATCCTGCTGGTCTGCGTGGCGGGGCTTTACGTGCTCTACGACCGGCTCGTGGGCATTGAACGGATGAGGCTGGGCTGA